A DNA window from Brassica napus cultivar Da-Ae chromosome C1, Da-Ae, whole genome shotgun sequence contains the following coding sequences:
- the LOC106376326 gene encoding Calcium-dependent protein kinase 3-like (The RefSeq protein has 2 substitutions, 1 non-frameshifting indel compared to this genomic sequence), translating into MGHRHSKSKTSSSSSSPSSDNVVHHVQPSGERRGSSGSGSVPVKSSSGSGTGGSRSQQNGRILGKPMEDVKATYDFGRELGRGQFGVTYLVTHKETKKVFACKSIPTRRLVQSDDIEDVRREVHIMHHLSGHRNIVDLKGAYEDRHSVNLIMELCEGGELFDRIIAKGHYTERAAADLCRQMVMVVHSCHSMGVMHRDLKPENFLFLSKDESSPLKATDFGLSVFFKPGDKFKDLVGSAYYVAPEVLKRNYGPEADIWSAGVILYILLSGVPPFWGENETGIFDAILEGKLDFSADPWPAVSNGAKDLVKKMLTYDPKDRLTASEVLKHPWIKEDGEASDKPLDNAVLSRMKQFRAMNKLKKMALKVIAENLSEEEIIGLKEMFKALDTDKNGIVTLEELRTGLPKLGNKISEAEIKQLMEAADMDGDGSIDYLEFISATMHMNRIEREDHLYTAFQYFDNDNSGYITMEELEQAMKKYNMGDDKSIKEIIAEVDTDRDGKINYEEFVAMMKKGHPELVTNRRRVNM; encoded by the exons ATGGGACACAGACACAGCAAGTCCaaaacctcctcctcctcctcttcctccgaCAACGTCGTCCACCATGTCCAACCTTCCGGACAACGCCGCGGATCCTCCGGCTCCGGTTCTGTACCCGTCAAATCCTCCTCAGGCTCCGGAACCGGCGGATCCCGTTCTCAACAGAACGGTCGGATCCTAGGCAAGCCGATGGAGGATGTCAAGGCGACCTACGACTTCGGTCGCGAGCTTGGTCGTGGCCAGTTCGGAGTCACGTACTTGGTCACTCACAAAGAGACCAAGAAAGTCTTCGCTTGCAAGTCAATCCCCACGCGCCGACTCGTCCAAAGTGACGACATTGAAGATGTTCGCCGTGAAGTCCACATTATGCACCATCTCAGTGGTCACCG GAACATTGTGGACTTGAAGGGAGCTTACGAGGACAGACACTCGGTGAATCTGATCATGGAGCTGTGTGAAGGAGGGGAGCTTTTCGATAGGATCATAGCTAAAGGTCATTACACAGAGAGAGCCGCGGCGGATTTGTGCAGGCAGATGGTGATGGTTGTGCACAGCTGCCACTCTATGGGCGTGATGCACCGTGACTTGAAGCCCGAAAACTTCCTCTTTCTGAGCAAAGATGAGAGCTCCCCGTTGAAAGCTACAGACTTTGGTCTCTCCGTCTTCTTCAAACCAG GAGATAAGTTTAAGGATCTTGTTGGAAGTGCATACTATGTTGCCCCGGAAGTTTTAAAACGGAACTATGGACCAGAGGCTGATATTTGGAGTGCCGGTGTGATTCTGTACATCCTTCTCAGTGGTGTCCCACCTTTCTGGGGAG AAAATGAGACAGGGATCTTCGATGCCATTCTAGAAGGAAAGCTTGATTTTTCAGCTGATCCATGGCCTGATGTATCCAACGGtgccaaagatcttgtgaagaaAATGTTGACATATGACCCTAAAGACCGGCTAACAGCGAGTGAAGTACTAA AACATCCGTGGATTAAAGAAGACGGAGAGGCGTCAGACAAACCGCTTGACAATGCTGTGTTATCCAGGATGAAACAGTTCCGAGCGATGAacaaactcaagaaaatggcacTCAAG GTCATCGCAGAGAACTTATCTGAAGAAGAAATCATTGGTCTGAAAGAGATGTTCAAAGCTCTAGACACTGATAAAAACGGAATAGTCACCTTGGAGGAGTTGAGAACTGGTCTCCCAAAACTTGGCAATAAGATCTCTGAGGCTGAGATAAAACAGTTAATGGAAGCA gcTGATATGGATGGAGATGGATCAATAGACTACTTGGAGTTTATATCAGCAACAATGCATATGAACAGAATCGAACGTGAGGATCACTTATACACAGCTTTCCAATACTTTGACAATGACAACAGCGG CTACATAACAATGGAAGAGCTAGAGCAAGCCATGAAGAAGTACAACATGGGTGATGACAAGTCCATCAAAGAGATCATTGCTGAAGTAGACACCGATCGT GATGGGAAAATCAACTACGAAGAATTCGTGGCCATGATGAAGAAAGGACATCCAGAGTTGGTGACAAACCGACGCAGAGTTAATATGTAA